A genome region from Sphaerisporangium krabiense includes the following:
- a CDS encoding branched-chain amino acid ABC transporter permease: protein MTAPAKAPGARRPRHGTPLGRAVGRLLDDKWTGAAGLAVALLAPFVIATPYALSVMTSAAIFVMLASGLNIVVGFCGLLDLGYVAFYAVGAYTSGVLATRLDLPLWATVPAVVAVTALAGVVIGAPTLRLRSDYLAIVTLGFGEIIRITANNLEITGGPSGIYGIPGLTGSPVVFYYITVAVVALAVVGASRLGRSRLGRAWRFVREDEDAAEAMGVHTYRVKLAAYVAGAVWGGLAGVLFAAQVSAISPGSFTFLSSALVLMAVVLGGMGSSPGVVIGAVVVSLLPEVLRDFADHRFLLFGVLLIVVMLLRPQGLWPHRSREAGP from the coding sequence ATGACCGCCCCCGCCAAGGCCCCCGGCGCGCGCCGGCCGCGGCACGGCACCCCGCTCGGCCGCGCCGTCGGCCGCCTGCTCGACGACAAGTGGACCGGCGCGGCCGGGCTGGCCGTCGCGCTGCTGGCCCCGTTCGTGATCGCCACGCCCTACGCGCTGTCGGTCATGACCAGCGCGGCGATCTTCGTGATGCTGGCCTCCGGCCTCAACATCGTCGTCGGCTTCTGCGGCCTGCTCGACCTCGGGTACGTCGCCTTCTACGCCGTCGGCGCCTACACCAGCGGCGTGCTCGCCACCCGGCTGGACCTGCCGCTCTGGGCGACCGTGCCCGCGGTCGTCGCGGTGACCGCCCTGGCGGGCGTGGTGATCGGCGCGCCCACGCTGCGGCTGCGCAGCGACTACCTGGCCATCGTGACCCTCGGCTTCGGCGAGATCATCCGCATCACCGCCAACAACCTGGAGATCACCGGAGGCCCCTCGGGCATCTACGGCATCCCCGGCCTCACCGGCAGCCCGGTCGTCTTCTACTACATCACCGTGGCCGTCGTCGCCCTCGCCGTGGTCGGGGCGTCCCGCCTCGGCCGCTCCCGGCTCGGCCGGGCCTGGCGGTTCGTGCGCGAGGACGAGGACGCCGCCGAGGCCATGGGCGTGCACACCTACCGCGTCAAGCTCGCCGCCTACGTCGCCGGGGCCGTCTGGGGCGGCCTCGCCGGGGTGCTGTTCGCCGCGCAGGTCTCGGCGATCTCGCCGGGCAGCTTCACGTTCCTGTCGTCGGCGCTCGTGCTGATGGCGGTCGTGCTCGGCGGCATGGGCTCCTCGCCCGGCGTGGTGATCGGCGCCGTCGTCGTCAGCCTGCTGCCCGAGGTGCTGCGGGACTTCGCCGACCACCGGTTCCTCCTGTTCGGCGTGCTGCTCATCGTCGTCATGCTGCTGCGGCCGCAGGGGCTGTGGCCGCACCGCTCCCGGGAGGCGGGCCCATGA
- a CDS encoding FAD/NAD(P)-dependent oxidoreductase produces MRDLAIVGGGPAGMAAAVAASRAGLDVVLIDAQARLGGQYFRHAPEGFRARRPGALHHGFVRFTRLAAALRDADVRLGHRVWAVERARGDGEEAFAVHCLAGAREERRVTVRARRLLIATGAHDRPLPFPGWDLPGVLTAGGAQALLKGDLVVAGRTVVVAGTGPFLLPVAAGLAEAGARVAGVFEAGGGYGLAPALAADPSKIAEGAGYALRLARRRVPYAVRHAVVEAHGADRLTHVTVARLGRDWAPGERRTIACDALAVGYGFVPQIDLAVQLGCPTRAGRDGEPVVVVDAGMRAGVPGVYAAGEPTGVGGAELAEVEGWTAGRSAAADLGRPVRPAPALARRRSRLAAFGAAVLDAYPVRDGWKGWLRDDTLVCRCEEVPYARVREALELGAVDARSVKLLSRAGMGWCQGRICGHAVARLAGEEPSPPRRPLAQPVRLGDLAAGPASDTATQTATETDAETATETDAVVGPVRGPETDTASDLAGHSGGEDPR; encoded by the coding sequence ATGAGGGATCTGGCCATCGTCGGCGGCGGCCCGGCGGGCATGGCGGCGGCCGTCGCCGCCTCACGCGCGGGCCTGGACGTCGTGCTGATCGACGCGCAGGCGCGGCTCGGCGGCCAGTACTTCCGCCACGCCCCCGAGGGGTTCCGCGCCCGCCGTCCCGGCGCGTTGCACCACGGCTTCGTCCGCTTCACCCGCCTGGCCGCCGCGCTGCGGGACGCCGACGTCCGGCTCGGCCACCGGGTCTGGGCCGTGGAACGGGCGCGAGGCGACGGCGAGGAGGCGTTCGCCGTGCACTGCCTGGCGGGCGCCCGGGAGGAGCGGCGGGTGACCGTCCGCGCCCGGCGCCTGCTGATCGCCACGGGGGCGCACGACCGGCCGCTGCCCTTCCCGGGCTGGGACCTGCCGGGCGTGCTCACCGCCGGGGGCGCGCAGGCGCTGCTCAAGGGCGACCTGGTCGTGGCCGGGCGCACGGTCGTCGTCGCCGGGACCGGCCCCTTCCTGCTGCCCGTCGCGGCGGGCCTGGCGGAGGCGGGCGCGCGCGTGGCGGGGGTGTTCGAGGCGGGCGGCGGGTACGGCCTGGCGCCCGCGCTGGCCGCCGATCCGTCCAAGATCGCGGAAGGCGCCGGGTACGCCCTGCGCCTGGCCCGGCGCCGCGTGCCGTACGCCGTGCGGCACGCCGTGGTCGAGGCGCACGGCGCGGACCGGCTCACCCACGTGACCGTGGCGCGGCTCGGCCGCGACTGGGCGCCGGGGGAGCGGCGCACGATCGCCTGCGACGCGCTCGCCGTCGGCTACGGTTTCGTCCCGCAGATCGACCTCGCCGTCCAGCTCGGCTGCCCCACCCGAGCGGGCCGCGACGGCGAGCCGGTCGTGGTGGTGGACGCCGGGATGCGCGCCGGTGTGCCGGGGGTGTACGCGGCGGGCGAGCCGACCGGTGTGGGCGGCGCCGAGCTGGCCGAGGTGGAGGGCTGGACCGCCGGTCGCTCCGCCGCCGCCGACCTCGGCCGCCCGGTGCGTCCCGCGCCCGCCCTGGCGAGAAGGCGGAGCCGCCTGGCCGCCTTCGGCGCCGCGGTGCTGGACGCCTACCCTGTCCGGGACGGCTGGAAGGGGTGGTTGCGCGACGACACCCTGGTCTGCCGCTGCGAGGAGGTCCCGTACGCGCGGGTGCGCGAGGCGCTGGAGCTGGGCGCGGTGGACGCGCGGTCGGTGAAGCTGCTGTCCCGCGCCGGGATGGGCTGGTGCCAGGGCCGGATCTGCGGCCACGCGGTGGCCCGCCTGGCCGGGGAGGAGCCCTCGCCTCCGCGCAGGCCGCTCGCCCAGCCCGTACGGCTCGGGGACCTGGCGGCGGGCCCGGCATCGGACACGGCCACGCAGACGGCCACGGAGACGGACGCGGAGACGGCCACGGAGACGGACGCGGTGGTGGGCCCGGTGAGAGGCCCGGAGACGGACACGGCAAGCGACCTTGCAGGACATTCCGGAGGAGAGGACCCCCGATGA
- a CDS encoding (2Fe-2S)-binding protein, which translates to MTTSPPPHAGRLVGARPEPAFEITVDGRALSAVPGQTIGAVLHAAGVVSWRTTRFGGRPRGLFCGIGVCFDCLVTVNGTPSLRACQTEALPGDRVSTG; encoded by the coding sequence GTGACCACCTCACCGCCTCCCCACGCCGGCCGTCTCGTCGGCGCGCGGCCCGAGCCCGCCTTCGAGATCACCGTGGACGGCCGCGCCCTCTCCGCCGTGCCCGGCCAGACGATCGGCGCCGTCCTGCACGCGGCGGGCGTCGTCTCCTGGCGCACCACGCGGTTCGGGGGACGCCCGCGCGGCCTGTTCTGCGGCATCGGCGTGTGCTTCGACTGCCTGGTCACCGTCAACGGCACGCCGTCCCTGCGCGCCTGCCAGACCGAGGCGCTGCCCGGCGACCGGGTGAGCACCGGATGA
- a CDS encoding aldehyde dehydrogenase family protein — protein sequence MDVVVSRSPQNPADVVASAPAAGGPGVTEAVRRARAAQARWAGSGAAGRAAALTRAAEAVAANAGELAALVVREAGKPVTEARGEVARSEAILRYYAQQVFDPVGAVHEPSGAGLAFTRRRPRGVAGLITPWNFPLAIPLWKAAPALAFGNAVVLKPSPHALGCALRLAELLGLPEDLFQVTPGGAEEGAALVEACDVVSFTGSAAVGRAVSVAAAGAGVPAQAEMGGQNASVVLPDADLEAVAAQIAAAAFGYAGQKCTATRRVIAVGRGAEVREALVAAVAKLGVGDPADPGTAVGPLIDEAARDRAVAAAEGGRVLAGGAALDREGWFAAPTLVDGVPAGHVLAGEEVFGPVCLVQDAASVDEAVALANGVRYGLVSAVYTRDLDRALEVSARLDTGLVKVNAPTTGVDFYLPFGGEKDSSHGPREQGKAAQDFYTSIRTVAIAPAGG from the coding sequence ATGGACGTTGTGGTGAGCCGCTCGCCGCAGAACCCCGCCGACGTGGTGGCGAGCGCCCCCGCGGCCGGCGGGCCCGGCGTCACGGAGGCGGTGCGGCGGGCCCGGGCGGCGCAGGCGCGGTGGGCCGGGTCCGGCGCCGCCGGGCGGGCCGCCGCGCTGACCCGCGCCGCCGAGGCCGTCGCCGCGAACGCGGGCGAGCTGGCCGCGCTGGTGGTGCGCGAGGCCGGCAAGCCGGTGACCGAGGCGCGGGGCGAGGTGGCGCGGTCGGAGGCGATCCTGCGCTACTACGCCCAGCAGGTGTTCGACCCGGTGGGCGCGGTGCACGAGCCGTCCGGGGCCGGGCTGGCCTTCACCCGCAGGCGGCCGCGGGGCGTGGCGGGGCTGATCACGCCCTGGAACTTCCCCCTGGCCATCCCGCTGTGGAAGGCCGCCCCCGCGCTGGCCTTCGGCAACGCGGTCGTGCTCAAGCCGTCCCCGCACGCGCTGGGCTGCGCGCTACGGCTGGCCGAGCTGCTCGGCCTGCCCGAGGACCTGTTCCAGGTGACGCCCGGCGGGGCCGAGGAGGGCGCGGCGCTGGTGGAGGCGTGCGACGTCGTCTCCTTCACCGGCTCCGCCGCCGTGGGCCGCGCGGTGAGCGTGGCGGCGGCGGGCGCGGGCGTGCCCGCGCAGGCCGAGATGGGCGGCCAGAACGCGAGCGTCGTGCTGCCCGACGCCGACCTGGAGGCCGTGGCCGCGCAGATCGCCGCCGCCGCGTTCGGGTACGCCGGGCAGAAGTGCACGGCCACCCGGCGGGTGATCGCGGTGGGCCGCGGCGCGGAGGTCCGCGAGGCGCTGGTCGCCGCGGTCGCCAAGCTCGGGGTGGGCGACCCCGCCGACCCGGGCACCGCGGTCGGGCCGCTGATCGACGAGGCGGCCCGCGACCGCGCCGTCGCGGCGGCGGAGGGCGGCCGGGTGCTCGCCGGGGGAGCCGCCCTGGACCGCGAGGGCTGGTTCGCCGCCCCCACGCTGGTGGACGGCGTCCCCGCCGGGCACGTCCTGGCCGGCGAGGAGGTGTTCGGGCCGGTCTGCCTGGTGCAGGACGCCGCGTCCGTGGACGAGGCCGTGGCGCTGGCCAACGGGGTGCGCTACGGACTGGTCTCGGCCGTCTACACCCGCGACCTGGACCGCGCGCTGGAGGTCTCCGCGCGCCTGGACACCGGCCTGGTGAAGGTCAACGCGCCGACCACCGGCGTGGACTTCTACCTGCCGTTCGGCGGCGAGAAGGACTCCAGCCACGGCCCGCGCGAGCAGGGCAAGGCGGCGCAGGACTTCTACACCTCGATCCGGACGGTCGCGATCGCCCCGGCCGGCGGCTGA
- a CDS encoding proline racemase family protein, translated as MRTKKIFHVVDSHTEGMPTRVVTGGVGVIPGATMAERREHFVANLDHIRRLLMFEPHGHSAMSGAILQPPTRPDADVGVVYIEVSGCLPMCGHGTIGVATVLVETGMVEVTEPVTTVRLDTPAGLVVASVRVEDGAAAAVTITNVPSFSAGLGRTVKVPGHGEVTYDLAYGGNFYAILPIESVGLPFDRARGRDILDAGLAIAAAINEADEPAHPLDPGIRGVHHVQFVAPGSDARLSRHAMAIHPGWFDRSPCGTGTSARMAQLHARGELALGEDFVNESFIGTRFTGRLVEETEVAGLPAVVPTITGRAWVTGTAQHFLDPSDPFPEGFQL; from the coding sequence ATGCGGACCAAGAAGATCTTCCACGTGGTCGACTCCCACACCGAGGGGATGCCCACGCGGGTGGTCACCGGGGGAGTCGGCGTGATCCCCGGCGCGACCATGGCCGAGCGCCGCGAGCACTTCGTGGCCAACCTCGACCACATCCGCAGGCTGCTGATGTTCGAGCCGCACGGCCACTCGGCGATGAGCGGCGCGATCCTGCAGCCGCCCACGCGCCCGGACGCCGACGTCGGGGTGGTCTACATCGAGGTGTCCGGCTGCCTGCCGATGTGCGGCCACGGCACCATCGGCGTGGCGACGGTCCTGGTGGAGACCGGCATGGTCGAGGTCACCGAGCCGGTCACCACCGTGCGCCTGGACACCCCGGCCGGGCTGGTCGTGGCGTCGGTGCGGGTGGAGGACGGCGCGGCGGCCGCGGTGACGATCACCAACGTGCCGTCCTTCAGCGCCGGGCTCGGCCGCACGGTCAAGGTGCCGGGCCACGGCGAGGTGACCTACGACCTCGCCTACGGAGGCAACTTCTACGCGATCCTGCCGATCGAGTCGGTCGGGCTGCCGTTCGACCGGGCCAGAGGCCGCGACATCCTGGACGCGGGCCTGGCGATCGCGGCGGCGATCAACGAGGCGGACGAGCCGGCGCACCCGCTGGACCCGGGCATCCGGGGCGTCCACCACGTGCAGTTCGTCGCTCCAGGCTCGGACGCGCGGCTGTCGCGGCACGCGATGGCCATCCACCCCGGCTGGTTCGACCGCTCGCCCTGCGGCACGGGCACCTCCGCCCGCATGGCCCAGTTGCACGCGCGGGGCGAGCTGGCGCTGGGAGAGGACTTCGTCAACGAGTCCTTCATCGGCACCCGCTTCACCGGGCGGCTGGTGGAGGAGACCGAGGTGGCCGGGCTGCCCGCCGTGGTGCCGACGATCACCGGGCGCGCGTGGGTCACGGGCACCGCGCAGCACTTCCTCGACCCGTCGGACCCGTTCCCCGAGGGATTCCAGTTGTGA
- a CDS encoding branched-chain amino acid ABC transporter substrate-binding protein: MGRSRISVLGTLLAAVTLLTAGCGQGILGGGSSSKGGGGDEGPITLGMLIPQSGSEAAIGPYMQNAAQLAVDEINAKGGVLGRKLRLQVADDACDAQTAVAGANKLVTEGVKVSVGGYCSGATLPTLPVFGKANIPMIIPAANSQELVDQHLKHVFLINGTGTQQATAAMAWMTKQGAKSVALVHDNTSYSKDIAVRTQKLLDEAGGAETAILEAVTPKESDYSANIHNILAKKPDFVYWTGYFQEGGLIIRQLRQAGYTGKIMVGDGSVSEKLADIAGGEAAEGVYATMTQTPDTLQGAEGWIDAYRKKFNAAPGPYSNQAYDGVRLAAEAVTKAGSTDSAKVIAALEAIDGFQMFSGPLKFTPDHTLASGGFQILVVKGGKFALQDALK; encoded by the coding sequence ATGGGCAGATCGCGCATATCGGTGCTCGGCACGCTGCTTGCGGCCGTCACCCTTCTGACCGCCGGCTGTGGCCAGGGCATCCTCGGCGGCGGGTCCTCCTCCAAAGGAGGGGGCGGGGACGAGGGCCCCATCACGCTCGGCATGCTGATCCCGCAGTCCGGCAGCGAGGCCGCCATCGGCCCGTACATGCAGAACGCCGCCCAGCTCGCGGTGGACGAGATCAACGCCAAGGGCGGCGTGCTCGGGCGCAAGCTCCGGCTGCAGGTCGCCGACGACGCCTGCGACGCCCAGACGGCGGTCGCCGGCGCGAACAAGCTGGTCACCGAGGGCGTCAAGGTGTCGGTGGGCGGCTACTGCTCGGGCGCCACGCTCCCGACCCTGCCGGTCTTCGGCAAGGCGAACATCCCGATGATCATTCCGGCCGCCAACTCCCAGGAACTCGTCGATCAGCACCTCAAGCACGTCTTCCTGATCAACGGCACCGGCACGCAGCAGGCGACCGCGGCCATGGCCTGGATGACCAAGCAGGGCGCCAAGAGCGTCGCGCTGGTGCACGACAACACCAGTTACTCCAAGGACATCGCCGTCCGCACCCAGAAGCTGCTCGACGAGGCGGGCGGCGCCGAGACCGCGATCCTGGAGGCCGTGACCCCCAAGGAGAGCGACTACAGCGCGAACATCCACAACATCCTGGCCAAGAAGCCGGACTTCGTCTACTGGACCGGCTACTTCCAGGAGGGCGGCCTGATCATCCGCCAGCTCAGGCAGGCCGGCTACACCGGGAAGATCATGGTCGGCGACGGGTCGGTGTCGGAGAAGCTCGCCGACATCGCGGGCGGCGAGGCCGCCGAGGGCGTCTACGCGACGATGACCCAGACGCCGGACACGCTGCAGGGGGCCGAGGGCTGGATCGACGCCTACAGGAAGAAGTTCAACGCCGCGCCGGGCCCGTACTCCAACCAGGCCTACGACGGCGTGCGGCTGGCCGCCGAGGCGGTCACCAAGGCCGGGTCCACCGACAGCGCCAAGGTCATCGCGGCGCTGGAGGCGATCGACGGGTTCCAGATGTTCTCCGGCCCGCTCAAGTTCACCCCCGACCACACCCTGGCCTCCGGCGGCTTCCAGATCCTCGTCGTCAAGGGCGGCAAGTTCGCCCTGCAGGACGCGCTCAAGTGA
- a CDS encoding branched-chain amino acid ABC transporter permease has product MAQLIWNGLFVGSFYALVALGYSMVYGIMKLLNFAHGDLYMLGAFTGFAVLGAVGGVSPGMALPVLLGVMVVTMAVTGLSGVVLERVAYRPLRGAPRLSLLITAVGASFALEYGMRTAAGADPQVYPVRLGGTALEVLGARITVQQVALIVVAVALMIGLNLLVTRTREGRAMRAIALDPRTSALMGINVNAVISRTFFLGSALAGAAGVMAGAYYGKIDFLMGFMIGLKAFTAAVIGGIGNIPGTMLGGLLLGLLESFGTYWLGGEWRDVFAFGVLILFLTVRPTGLLGERVTERV; this is encoded by the coding sequence ATGGCACAACTGATCTGGAACGGGTTGTTCGTCGGCTCGTTCTACGCCCTGGTGGCGCTGGGCTACAGCATGGTCTACGGGATCATGAAGCTCCTCAATTTCGCGCACGGCGACCTGTACATGCTGGGCGCCTTCACCGGGTTCGCCGTGCTCGGCGCGGTGGGCGGCGTCTCCCCGGGCATGGCGCTGCCCGTCCTGCTCGGCGTGATGGTGGTCACGATGGCCGTCACCGGCCTGTCCGGCGTCGTGCTGGAACGCGTCGCCTACCGCCCCCTGCGGGGCGCGCCGCGGCTGTCCCTGCTGATCACGGCGGTGGGCGCGTCGTTCGCTCTGGAGTACGGCATGCGCACCGCCGCGGGCGCCGACCCGCAGGTCTATCCGGTTCGGCTCGGCGGAACGGCCCTGGAGGTGCTGGGCGCGCGGATCACCGTCCAGCAGGTCGCGCTGATCGTCGTGGCGGTCGCCCTCATGATCGGGCTGAACCTGCTGGTCACCCGCACCCGCGAGGGCCGCGCCATGCGGGCCATCGCCCTGGACCCGCGCACCAGCGCGCTGATGGGCATCAACGTCAACGCGGTGATCTCGCGCACGTTCTTCCTCGGCTCGGCGCTGGCGGGCGCGGCCGGCGTCATGGCGGGGGCCTACTACGGCAAGATCGACTTCCTGATGGGCTTCATGATCGGGCTGAAGGCGTTCACCGCCGCCGTCATCGGCGGCATCGGCAACATCCCCGGCACCATGCTCGGCGGCCTGCTGCTCGGCCTGCTGGAGTCCTTCGGCACCTACTGGCTGGGCGGCGAGTGGCGTGACGTGTTCGCCTTCGGCGTGCTGATCCTGTTCCTGACCGTGCGGCCCACCGGCCTGCTCGGCGAGCGCGTCACGGAGCGCGTATGA
- a CDS encoding COX15/CtaA family protein yields the protein MTATEQETRVNGRRGDGLPGRLRSWGLGLFHSVWSPTAVTMRRWALTAVVVNVGISVTGAAVRLTGSGLGCPSWPRCTPGSFVPAPHDDHSPLNMAIEFGNRLLSFLVLAVAVACLVAAFRRVPRRRSLVGLALIQPFGVGVQGLWGGVVVRSLLNPVTVSVHFLLSIGMIAAALALYARAGEGDAPPRRLVHRDIRTLGFVLVAAVFVLLVAGVVVTGTGPHSGDDAASRFSFDIEAMARLHADAVWVVLGLTFALLFALHVTDSPGRARRGALVLLGVELAQGVIGYVQYFLAVPALLVGMHVLGSTLVWIAALRVVFLMRSRGTAPSSAPPAAPAANEVRAAGV from the coding sequence GTGACGGCAACAGAGCAGGAGACGCGGGTCAACGGTAGGCGGGGGGATGGGCTGCCCGGGCGGCTGCGGAGCTGGGGGCTGGGGCTGTTCCACTCCGTGTGGTCGCCGACCGCCGTGACGATGAGGCGGTGGGCGCTGACCGCCGTGGTGGTCAACGTGGGCATCTCCGTCACCGGGGCCGCGGTGCGCCTCACCGGCTCGGGCCTCGGCTGCCCGAGCTGGCCGCGCTGCACGCCCGGCAGCTTCGTCCCCGCCCCGCACGACGACCACTCGCCGCTGAACATGGCGATCGAGTTCGGCAACCGCCTGCTGTCCTTCCTGGTCCTGGCGGTGGCGGTGGCCTGCCTGGTGGCCGCCTTCCGCCGGGTGCCGCGCCGCCGCTCGCTGGTGGGCCTCGCCCTGATCCAGCCGTTCGGGGTCGGGGTGCAGGGCTTGTGGGGCGGCGTCGTGGTGCGCAGCCTGCTCAACCCGGTCACCGTGAGCGTCCATTTCCTGCTGTCCATCGGCATGATCGCCGCCGCGCTCGCCCTGTACGCCCGCGCGGGCGAGGGCGACGCCCCCCCGCGGCGCCTGGTGCACCGTGACATACGCACGCTGGGGTTCGTGCTGGTCGCGGCGGTGTTCGTCCTGCTGGTGGCGGGCGTCGTGGTCACCGGCACCGGCCCGCACTCGGGCGACGACGCCGCCTCGCGTTTCTCGTTCGACATCGAGGCGATGGCCCGCCTGCACGCCGACGCGGTGTGGGTGGTGCTGGGGCTGACGTTCGCCCTGCTGTTCGCCCTGCACGTGACCGACTCCCCCGGCCGGGCCCGGCGCGGCGCGCTGGTGCTGCTCGGCGTCGAGCTGGCCCAGGGCGTGATCGGGTACGTGCAGTACTTCCTGGCCGTGCCCGCCCTGCTGGTCGGCATGCACGTGCTCGGCTCGACGCTGGTGTGGATCGCCGCCCTGCGCGTGGTGTTCCTCATGCGCTCCCGCGGCACGGCTCCCTCGTCCGCCCCACCCGCCGCCCCCGCCGCGAACGAAGTGCGGGCGGCCGGCGTCTAA
- a CDS encoding dihydrodipicolinate synthase family protein, whose product MTTREKPWHGVMVATALPLREDLSVDEDRYAEHCRRLVGEGCDGVVPNGSLGEYQTLTPRERARVIETAVAAVGGDRVMPGVAAYGAAEARRWAEQAAEAGCRAVMLLPPNAYRADARAVLGHYREVAKAGLPIVAYNNPFDTKVDLVPPLLAELHAEGLIAGVKEFTGDVRRAYEIAELAPELDVLIGSDDVVLELALAGAVGWVAGYPNALPASCVALYRAAVAGDVATALPLYRALHPLLRWDSKTEFVQAIKLSMDIAGLYGGPCRPPRVPLTPEHEAVVRTATEKALAGGLR is encoded by the coding sequence ATGACGACCCGTGAGAAGCCCTGGCACGGTGTGATGGTGGCGACCGCGCTGCCGCTGCGCGAGGACCTGAGCGTCGACGAGGACCGCTACGCCGAGCACTGCCGCCGTCTGGTCGGCGAGGGATGCGACGGCGTGGTGCCGAACGGCTCGCTCGGCGAGTACCAGACGCTGACCCCGCGGGAGCGCGCCCGCGTGATCGAGACCGCGGTCGCGGCCGTGGGCGGCGACCGCGTGATGCCGGGCGTGGCCGCCTACGGCGCGGCCGAGGCCCGCCGCTGGGCCGAGCAGGCCGCCGAGGCGGGCTGCCGCGCCGTCATGCTGCTCCCCCCGAACGCCTACCGCGCCGACGCGCGGGCGGTCCTCGGCCACTATCGCGAGGTCGCCAAGGCCGGCCTGCCGATCGTCGCCTACAACAACCCCTTCGACACCAAGGTGGACCTGGTGCCGCCGCTGCTGGCGGAGCTGCACGCCGAGGGCCTGATCGCCGGGGTCAAGGAGTTCACCGGCGACGTGCGGCGCGCCTACGAGATCGCCGAGCTGGCCCCGGAGCTGGACGTGCTGATCGGCTCGGACGACGTGGTGCTCGAACTGGCCCTCGCCGGGGCGGTCGGCTGGGTCGCCGGGTACCCGAACGCGCTGCCCGCCTCCTGCGTGGCGCTGTACCGCGCGGCGGTGGCGGGCGACGTGGCCACCGCGCTGCCGCTGTACCGCGCCCTGCACCCGCTGCTGCGCTGGGACTCCAAGACCGAGTTCGTCCAGGCCATCAAGCTGTCCATGGACATCGCCGGCCTGTACGGCGGCCCGTGCCGCCCGCCGCGGGTCCCGCTGACCCCCGAGCACGAGGCCGTGGTGCGGACCGCGACAGAGAAGGCGCTCGCCGGAGGGCTGCGGTAG
- a CDS encoding NAD(P)/FAD-dependent oxidoreductase, with amino-acid sequence MADVVVVGAGVVGAACAYFAARAGMSVTVVDRGAVAAGTTGAGEGNILVSDKEPGPELELALLSGRLWRELAGSGGFEYEPKGGLVVAETPEVTRSLTALAAAQAAHGVEARPVAAGELRDLEPHLAEGLAGGVHYPQDAQVQPMLAAARLIRHAPGAVLRTGVRVTGLLRDGDRVTGVRTDKGDIPAGAVVNAAGTWSGEVAALAGIRLPILPRRGFILVTEPVGGRLGPPVIRHKVYTAAYVTAVASDSADLETSAVIEGTPAGTVLIGASRERVGFDRTTSIPVLAALARQAVALFPGLAARRAIRSYCGFRPYCPDHLPVIGADPRAPGLYHACGHEGAGIGLAPATGHLVAALLTGAAPGLDLSPFRPERFAA; translated from the coding sequence ATGGCGGACGTCGTGGTCGTCGGCGCGGGGGTCGTCGGGGCGGCGTGCGCGTACTTCGCCGCGCGGGCGGGGATGTCGGTGACCGTGGTGGACCGGGGGGCGGTCGCGGCGGGCACCACCGGGGCGGGCGAGGGGAACATCCTGGTCTCCGACAAGGAGCCCGGGCCGGAGCTGGAGCTGGCCCTGCTGTCCGGCCGCCTGTGGCGGGAGCTGGCCGGGTCCGGCGGGTTCGAGTACGAGCCCAAGGGCGGGCTGGTCGTCGCCGAGACGCCCGAGGTGACGCGGTCGCTGACCGCGCTCGCCGCCGCGCAGGCCGCGCACGGTGTCGAGGCGAGGCCCGTCGCCGCCGGGGAGCTGCGGGACCTCGAGCCCCACCTGGCCGAGGGCCTCGCCGGAGGCGTCCACTATCCGCAGGACGCGCAGGTGCAGCCCATGCTGGCCGCCGCCCGGCTGATCCGGCACGCCCCCGGGGCCGTCCTGCGCACCGGCGTCCGCGTCACCGGCCTGCTGCGCGACGGCGACCGCGTCACCGGCGTCCGCACCGACAAGGGCGACATCCCCGCCGGAGCCGTGGTCAACGCCGCGGGCACCTGGAGCGGCGAGGTGGCCGCGCTCGCCGGGATCCGCCTGCCGATCCTGCCGCGCCGCGGGTTCATCCTGGTCACCGAGCCCGTCGGCGGACGCCTCGGGCCGCCGGTGATCCGGCACAAGGTCTACACGGCCGCCTACGTCACCGCGGTGGCCAGCGACTCGGCCGATCTGGAGACGAGTGCGGTGATCGAGGGCACCCCGGCCGGGACCGTGCTCATCGGCGCCAGCCGCGAGCGCGTCGGCTTCGACCGCACGACCTCGATCCCCGTCCTGGCGGCGCTGGCACGCCAGGCCGTCGCGCTGTTCCCCGGGCTCGCCGCCCGCCGGGCGATCAGGTCCTACTGCGGCTTCCGCCCGTACTGCCCGGACCACCTGCCCGTCATCGGCGCCGACCCCCGCGCGCCCGGCCTGTACCACGCGTGCGGACACGAGGGCGCGGGCATCGGCCTCGCCCCCGCCACCGGCCACCTCGTCGCCGCCCTGCTCACCGGGGCCGCGCCCGGCCTGGACCTCAGCCCCTTCCGCCCGGAAAGGTTCGCCGCGTGA